Part of the Henckelia pumila isolate YLH828 chromosome 2, ASM3356847v2, whole genome shotgun sequence genome is shown below.
GTAAGAAAAATGTTAGAAGACGTTATGGATAAAATACAACATATCTTAATAAGGGTTAGATATCTTTTATTTATAAGAAGAGGGTCTCAGTTCTTGTAGAATTGTAATGTATAATACGATTAGATTTATGCGTATTCAtgcaatattatgatatattgttaaaatataaataaaaatatgatagaatttttatcatatcatcaaaCTGGAATTCCATATTATGTACCGTGACTTTTTATAAGTTATAACTAATTTGTTTCATGATATAtagaattaatttattttttgatacTTATGTGTATGCTATCATCTCAATATTTCTTGCATGCATCCACATTGTTTTGTTTtggtcaaaatatatatatatatatatatatatatttatatatatatatatatttatatatttatatgcgAAGATGAAATAAGAAATATGATTAATGACCTTAATATGATATCAAGTCATCATTCGATCCAATTAATTCTAAGATAATACATTGGTATTGGGTATATCCAAAAGGGAAAAATAATAAAGTTTGTACAGTTAATTTTAGAATCAAGATATATTTCACAAAAATGGAATTATCATATCTTGAATTTTGCACAAATTAATGATATTGACCCATGATATCAATCCCTTTTAGATGcataattataatataacatCTTTGTAAAATTAGTTAATTCCACCAGATTTGGTGTTTTTTTTGTGTCATGATACATATATAAAATACTCCTTAATACAAACATTTACatgtataaaaaaaaagaataaatatttatatacatacatatataaatactaGTGGAGAGAAATGCATCGTCCACCGGTCACACAGGTTTTCCTCATCCTCCTCTTTTTCACACAAGTTATGTGCATGTCAATTAGCAACAATAATGTTGCTTCGATACAGAGTGTGCCAAAAAACACATAATTACAGTGTGTGTATTTCTTCTTTAAAATCCGATCCTCGTAGTCTCAATGCAGACTTGAAAGATCTTGTTGTTATTATGATGGACGTCGCATTAGTCAAGGCAACAAAAATCTCAGAACTTATTGATAAATTGAACAAAAGATCCTCTGATATAAGTATCAAGTCATGCTTGAACGTATGTAGTGCGTACTACGGTGTAGCGATAGATAATCTCCAAAGGGCAATACATGTGTTTGAGTTGGGTACTTACAAAGACTCCGATGAGTTTCTTGCTACTGCCGTAGAGGCACTGGGAGATTGTGAGGATACCTTTTCCGAGCCACAGATACATCGCAAGTCTCCATTGACAGCTACCAATGCCTACTTTGCTTCTATGGCTACAATTACCGAAGATATTCTATCCATTTTCATGAAGCCCAAGTCaccgtaattttttttaattattttatcgatATTTGATCTTATTTTAAGTGGAGGAAGATTttgattgtttattttttaCTCTTGCTTCCAACTCCTCCTTAAATTTCTGAatcgaaaaattaaaaataaagtgCCCTAAATACAGGGATGGAGCAAGAAATATTTCAGTGTAGGCAATGATCTATATGCCCTACGAACTTCATCCCTAATGTTGGCATTATAAGCACAAATTGGAGTTCTTAATCCAGGATCTGCCGTAGTCGTGagaaatcaaattcttcaacaacaCTAATATCTTCATTGCCTTTGTATTCCTGGTTCTGGATCttttcttttataaaatctatgcattgtatatatattgatttcctaacaaaataaaaaaattataaatgttTAGAGTGAACTCATAcaataaaattaaacaaat
Proteins encoded:
- the LOC140878509 gene encoding putative invertase inhibitor — its product is MDVALVKATKISELIDKLNKRSSDISIKSCLNVCSAYYGVAIDNLQRAIHVFELGTYKDSDEFLATAVEALGDCEDTFSEPQIHRKSPLTATNAYFASMATITEDILSIFMKPKSP